acacagtcttccttttgtgtgtgttttaacttgctgCAAATAACATGttttttagcaagcaccaactaggctaACAAGCAGTTCTATTATCACATCATCATCGCCCCCGGAGCTCACCAGGGGAATGAAAGTGGGCGCGTATACACGTGAAGGGGGCCGTCAATGACGAGCCAGCGTTGAAAAGTTTATGTGTAGCGCCCGATTTATTAATCGGGGTTTTAATTAGCGCACCGGGCGAACTGCTTCGGGCGCGTAGGAAGACACTGCACTGGAATCGCGGTAGTGTATTGACTCGACGACGCCTTTCTTGTGCAAAGCAGATGTGCGTTGTGCAGCTCACCTGAAAGCGCTCGGGAGGAGCTGCCGGCGGCGAGTCGCCCAGGGGAACGTCGAAGGCGACCGCACGGGGCTTCTCTGGGGGTGCGGGCTGCGCGGGCTGTGCGGGCGGTGCGGGCACCTCGGCTTTCGGCGCCGCCGCCTTGGCCGCCCCGCAGCCCATGGTCGATGTCCGCGCGTGTGGTGGTGGAGCTGCGCGGCCATGCGTCCGTCAGTCGTCGCGACGCGGCAGGTTAATTACGTAATCGCATCGCTGGTTCCCATGGCACCGAGGGATTTCCCCAACTTCGCGGCCACTTTGTTCCGAGAAATGCACGCAGCACGGCTCTCGAAATCAAATAGCGCGGGGACAAACAACGAGGCTCCGGTGCCTTTCTAGCGTGTGGCAGTACACCGCCGTTTC
The sequence above is drawn from the Dermacentor andersoni chromosome 7, qqDerAnde1_hic_scaffold, whole genome shotgun sequence genome and encodes:
- the LOC126533541 gene encoding uncharacterized protein, whose translation is MGCGAAKAAAPKAEVPAPPAQPAQPAPPEKPRAVAFDVPLGDSPPAAPPERFQRRPADCPTVTAEALRQKQAKAEQRRQEVLEERIRNSKMFSDKALPVAVTSTDA